The DNA window cggccgtggaccgagtggaatggaggaatcttttgtatacggcacaggccacttcggccttaatctgttaataaataaataaaaattgagcagGCGCACAGAGAAGTGATTCTTCGGTAATTGGAAATATTACGCTTGTcgcctttttaaaaaaaaagccGGATAAGATTCAGCTTATATGGGACGCCTCCGCAAAGGTTGACGGAATATCGACGAACTCACGGCTGTTGAAGGATCCAGATCAGCTGATTGCGTTACCTAAAAGCTCTCTTCCATTTCCGCCAACATCGGGTAGCGGTTTTCGCAGATATAAGAGAAATGTTTCATCAAATACGCATCCGTGATGAAGATCAGCACGCCCAGAGATTCTTTTGGCGTGATGACCCGCAACAAGAACCCGAAATCTTATTGATGAACGTAGCAACCTTTGGTTCATCCTGTTCGCCAGCTATTGCTCAATTTGTGAAGAATATAAACGACAATACATTCAATAGGAAGTTTCCACGGGCAGTCCAAGGAATAGCTCAAAGTCATTATGTAGATGACTACCTAGACAGCTTTCGGAACGAAGAAGAAGCAAAATAGGTAACATCAGAAGTACTTGAGATCCACAAATTTGGTGGATTTGATATCCGCAATTGGAGCTCCAATAGTCTAGAAGGTCTCCAATATTTGGAACAGGCGAATAGAAATGGTGTTAAATCCATAATTCACAAGAAAAGTGGCACATCAGAACGTGTTCTGGGAATGCTGTGGCAGACGGATACAGATAGTTTCAGATTTTCAACCGATATGCGACCTGATATTGAACAGCTTTTCAAGGAGTAAGTAAAGCCGCCGAAGCGCCAAATCTTACGCTGCGTCATGACGCTTTTTGATCCGTTGGAaccaaggagcttttattctcaggtgatacgatcctcgaaatcgccgatcagccatgttggtgctggaaacgacagctaacaacattgtttactacatcTCTATGcgtgtttgcttggatttcagtatgtaaacaaagttgttcgctgtcatttttcttccccgcaacttgcctcactcctcacctagttactgccaaagacgaatcacgtTAGAACTCTAAGTACCTTGGTTGGAACTACTTGCCTCTGTtctaatttttggaaaagttttcatTCAGGATGTCTGGCGGTCGCGTATTGGATGGGACGAACCTGTTGATCACGACTTATTTCCGAAATGGCAGAAATGGGTTGATATGCTTTCCAGTATCTCCGACGTGTGTATACGTAGTTATTTTCGGAATGCCAACGAAAGAGGTTTTGATCGGATACAGTTACACACTTTCGTAGATGCCAGTGAGGTAGCTTACTCTTGTGTTTCATATCTACGGTTGATTTACGATGAACCCACGACAATACCTAAACTTGAGCTGCAAGCTTGTGTACTAGGAATTCGTTTGGTCAAATTCGTTGTCGACGGACACTCTTTACGTATATCGTCCAGGCCCATGTGGATGGATTCCACAACGGCTCTAAGTTGGATAAACTCTGACCCTAAGAAATACCGATCGTATGTTGAATTTAGAGTTGGTGAAATTTTGGACACAATGAACCGCGGCGAGTGGAGATGGGTGCCTTCAAAAGAAAACCCAGCGGATGAAGCCACAAAGTAGGAGGCAGGGCCCCATAAAAACTGCAAGAGCATTTGGTTCAGTGGACCACGATTCCTTTATCTACCGGAAGACGAATGGTCTATGTcgactaaaaaaaattttttttttgaattctcgaaggcccccctctcatattgtgacaaatgtcaaagtaagctcagatgccaaatttcacatcattgggacaattttagacccccgcccacttcgcttgaaattttttgaaattggcactatgggaaaatatggaggaaaaatacattaaatgctataacttttgaagtagcaatcagaaaattacaatttatacctttttcgaatgaaaataatcttagtatttgaatggagatatttttgtttctaggaaaatacgggaaagcggggtactgggtcattttggccccaaaatcccatatttttaatgatttttctgctgcgtgatgcaaatcatacatattttgtagtttttctaatgtgaaaaaatctcaaaaatcgaacggaacccttttgaccttagtccgaatacgagaagttggggttatagggctttttgtcattcatattaaattttatcattttctcatgcatatatctttattattcttcaatcaattttcacaaaatgtaacttgttgaacgtggaaaattttgaggaataaaacaaaaataaaaacgttagaggTAAAATTCAAAAGTTTAAATGCCCTAATGTCGACCACGGTAACTATGGTTTCTGAAGAGTTACGAGCTTGCTACAGTCACAGAGAGATTCAATTGCCGGAAATAGTTGtggattttaaaagattttcgtCCTGGAATCGTCTAGTACATACCATGGCGTACGTTCACCGATTTGTAAACACTGTACGAAATCGTAAGTCAAGGTCGAGCAACCCTGCCTATCTTCTGCGAAGCGAATTAGAGCAGGCCGAAACATCTCTATACCGAATGGTGCAGTGGGAATGTTTCCCAAATGAAATGGTAACAATGACATCGAATCAACTTCTACCTCGAGAAAAACAACAAACGTTGGAATCAACAAGGCATATATTAAAGGATACACCTATTCTGGATACCTGTGGAGTCCTTCGCATGGATGCTCGAACCAGCAATACACAACATAGTCTGCCAAATCTAAAGTATCCCATAACATTACCACGGAAACACATTGTTACTACACTAATTATCCAGTCATTGCATCAGAAGTTTCAACATCGGAATAAAGAAACAGTCGTGAACGAAGCTCGTCAACACTTTCGTATTCCACAACTGCGTGTATTGGTGAAAAAAGTACCTCGCATGGGACCATTGCCTACTGCCAGATTGTCGTCCTGTGTACGACCATTTAGCTACGTCGGTCTCGATTATTTTGGACCTATTTTagttaaagacgctgaatccctcgggataaagactcgacacgtcaatcgtttgtttaccatttatctgtcagtgtcataccaatcgagcacgagacctttcgatggccctcgttccagaaggattcgaagcgattttcttcggattgagtaCTTTTggcaggtctcgtgctcgattggaatgacatttacagataaataataagaataagatagagatggcgagtctttatccagagggattcagcgtctttaattTTAGTAAACGTTGGTCGAAGCCATGTAAAGCGTGCCTGACGAGCCGCGCCGTGCACCTTGAAGTAGCTTTCAGTTTGTCAGCCGAGTCATGCGTGATGTGCGTTCGGCGGTTTGTTTGTCGACGAGGATCTCCCGTTGAAGTTTATAGTGACAACGGCACCAATTTCCAGGCTTCAGAAAAACTGCTTCGTGAACAGATCAACGAAAAACTAGCTTCGACTTTCACTGGAACTACAACCGCTTGGCGATTCATTCCTCCCGGAGCGCCGCACATGGGTGGTGCCTGGGAAAGAACGGTCAGATCCGTTAAAGCTGCGCTAACGACGGCCTGTTATAGCGAAAAATTGGATGACGAAGCTTTCCAAACGTTTCTGGCAGAGGCAGAATCCATCGTCAACACAAGACCCTTAACTTATCTGCCTTTAGACTCCGACGAACAAGAAGCTTTAACGCCAAACAATTTCTTACTGGGTAGCTCTTCAGGTTCTCGTATACCAGTGTTGGTGAGGAGAGAGCTCTATTGAAACATTCCTGGACCATGATTCAAAAACAATTAGACGGATTCTGGAAGCGGTGGATTAGAGAGTACTTACCAACGTTATCTCGGAGAACAAAATGGTTTGGCGAGGTGAAGAACATACAATCAGGCGACTTGGTCATTATAACATCATCTGTTATAATGAAACACTTGGATCCGGGGTCGAGTAGTGGATACTATTGCTGCTAATGACGGAAAGATGCGTCAAACCATGGTGCAAACATCCGGTGGTATAATGCGTAGGCCAGTTTCTAAACTTGCAGTACTGGATGTGGAAAGAGATGGAATCCTGCGAAATGGAGAGTTCCACCGGGGGGAGGATGTTGACACAAAAACCACTGAATTGCCAGCACTGCCAACTGCTAATTTGAAGTTAAACTCCGCCAGTCTACAGGGACAAAATCAGATCGAGAAAACGAACGAAAAACGTGGTGACTAAATGGACTACAAGTCGACGATTGCAGCGGTTTCATTTCGGATAAAAGTTTATTCATATTCCATCCGTGTTTTAATCGGTTTTTCCTATTAATCAAATGTTGAGGTGAATTAGTGCAAGAGTTATAGCAAGTAAAATCGAAACAGGAACCGAAGTTCCCGTAGAGTAAATAATTATAACCTCAAAATATATTTGGGTTTAATTAATCCGAAAAACGGGACAATAGAACGATTAAATTTGCACCGGGAGATGTTTAGGGTAAACggtaaatatgatttttttgctTCCTTTTGCTAAAAGTAGTAATTCCTCTGTATCgatttttcggcaaatttgagactaagaggaacgaaagcaatgaaattgaaagacggataggtattctagagcgaatcagttataaacttagaacggaaaactaggactaggcaggctcatatggacatgatcgaaaggaaatgtgaagaattctttgccttctgctaagtaggagttgggcgttgcatccaagtctaccgcatggtctatggtagaacatacggtagacttgggtgcaacgtccAACTCccacttagcagaaggcaaagaattcttcacatttcctttcgatcatgttcatacgagcctgcctagtcctagttttccgttctaagtttataactgatttactccgtctttcaatttcattgtttttgtttctcttagtctcaaatttaccgaaaatagccaacaaaatcgatacagtagaaccttgcggtaaTTAAAACAcagtaacaaaaatagtaattgtAAACATTATAGAACCTCCGTAGGTTTGTACAACCTCAAGGTCAGAGAGGTCGCCTAGTTGGCCCACTGTAATGTAAGTTAGTCTGTGGTTATATTTCTAGCTTTGAAGCATACGAATAAACGCTTTCAAAAATCAGTGGACGTCCTTTTTGCCAGAAAGAAACAATTCCCTTCCGTTATAAGCTCTTAGAatcagaacttctgctctaacgggacgACAACCGTTAGCAGTCGTTTTATGCGATCATAAGTAATGTTTGCTTTGTTGGGCTTAGCGTCTGCCTGGCGGCCATGACGGCTCTCATGTGTTGAAGAGCGGAACGCGAAACGTCTAAAGCATTGTTTTATTTTGGAATATTGTAGAATCTGATCACTAACTATTAAGAGTGTGTCTTAAAATGAGTACATATCTTTCAATGAAGATTAACCATAgtttgatatatatatatatatatatatatatatatatatatatatatatatatatatatatatatatatatatatatatatatatatatatatatatatatatatatatatatatatatatatatatatatatatatatatatatatatatatatatatatatatatatatatatatatatatatatatatatatatatatatatatatatatatatatatatatatatatatatatatatatatatatatatatatatatatatatatatatatatatatatatatatatatatatatatatatatatatatatatatatatatatatatatatatatatacatatatatattcACACAGTTTCTTTTTTATCAGTTCTGCGCTATTCTCAGAATAATTCGAGTTTTCTGAGGATCCTCGTGCTTCAAATTCTCCTCATCAATGGCTAATTAGACACTCAACAGAATAATATGTCACATTACCTTGCTAAACCAAAGGTACTGAGATAATCCTATCAAGGTGATTTCTTTCATTTCGAATGAACACAAAATGAAGTTAAAATAATGTTTATTTCTTAAATTACGAATtgaaattatatacaaaaaacaTTACCGGATAGACTAATTCCATACCTAATTAATTACCGGTTGACCTGTCCTGGTCAATTTTAATGCATTTTTACACTTATCTTTCAAAGTTGATCTTCTGAAGCATCGCTACTACAGCCAGCGCCACCTATTTCTACCATGGGTCGTTCATGGTTCGGTGGTACACTATTGCAGTGCGAGCAACTGGGACGCGCTTGGACTGCTACGGACCCACTGGATGCGGACGGCTCGCGCGATTTCGGTAAAGCAGCATCATTTTCCGAAAAATCCAAAGCCATTTTCGTCATTTCTAttcgaaatttcattttttgacgTAACGAAAGAGGCTCAACCAAGGGCAGTAACGATCGGAAAAATATCATGTCGTCACTTTCTTCCTTTGCTGGTGGTTCCTCCGGTGTAACGGGTCTCACTTCGACGGGAGGAGTTGAAGGGCGTTCGATTGGTAAGATGATTTCCGGTTCGATTTTGATCGTCGGTAAAATATCTACTTTTTGAAGAGGATCTTCATCGGCAGACTGATCTTCCGGATAATCCATTGGCTCGTTATCGATTGCATCGTCGTCCGCTGAGTGCGATGATTCGGTATCGTGGAACAGTTTCGGTAACATGTTCAAAAATGCCAAATTCTTTTCGTAAAGGTATGGTcttatttttttaccatttgGTTTCGTTTGTCGAACGCGCAACGAGCGAGTGTAAGCATCTCGAATGTATCGCCACTTTCTTTGAACTTCGAAAActggaaaatgaaaaaaaaatattgttaagaTGAATTACTGGCAACACTCACGACCAAGTGACATGATTGCAACTCCCGCGGTGTCACGTGTATAGAACCATTTATACGATCCG is part of the Topomyia yanbarensis strain Yona2022 chromosome 1, ASM3024719v1, whole genome shotgun sequence genome and encodes:
- the LOC131681228 gene encoding uncharacterized protein LOC131681228, with amino-acid sequence MDYINNEQLIEAVRTRRPIWDVTDAKYYDKVSRTRHWEDLCKSSVPEFKQFSTKDKLRIIFEVQRKWRYIRDAYTRSLRVRQTKPNGKKIRPYLYEKNLAFLNMLPKLFHDTESSHSADDDAIDNEPMDYPEDQSADEDPLQKVDILPTIKIEPEIILPIERPSTPPVEVRPVTPEEPPAKEESDDMIFFRSLLPLVEPLSLRQKMKFRIEMTKMALDFSENDAALPKSREPSASSGSVAVQARPSCSHCNSVPPNHERPMVEIGGAGCSSDASEDQL